The Streptomyces sp. NBC_00335 DNA window TCTTCGAGGAACTCGATGCCGTTCATCTGCGGCATGCGGTAGTCGGCGAGGATCACCGCCACCAGGTCGCCGCGGAGCTTCAGCTCGCGCAGTGCCTCCAGCGCGGACTCGCCGGATTCGGCCCGCACGATCCGGTAACCGGAGCCGTAGCGCCGCCGCAGGTCTCGGGCGATGGCCCGGGACACTCCCGGGTCGTCGTCCACGGTCAGGATCACGGTCCGTGCCGTGTCGGCGACCTCTGTCATGGCTCTCCCGCCCCGAGCGGCCTGGACTGGCGGCATCGCGGCGAGCCGCCCGCACCCGGTTCCCGTCCATCCTAGGGTCGATCGTCCGGGTCCGCGCGGACGGGCGGAGCGGGCCCGGAGGGTCTGGGCCGGGTTGGCGCGGTGCGAGGAGGACGGCCTGCGCCGGGCGGGCAGTGCGGGGCGGATCCGGTACGGGGCCGGGCGGTCCCGGCGAGCGGGCGCCCGCACCGGCGGAAATTCCGTACCGCCGCGGCGGGCAGTGGATCAGACTCGCCCCATGGAAGACATGGCGGCGTTCGGGGATGCGGTGACCGCGTGGGCGGCCGGTGACGCCGGTGGGCTCGGTGACGTGGGGTACGCAGGGGAGGCGGCGGACACGGCGCGCGAGCTGGCCGCGCGGCTGCCCGTACGGACCGTCGTGCTGCTCGAAGGGGCGAGCGACGCCGAAGCCGTCGATGCCCTGGCCTCGATGCGGGGCCGGAACCTGGCCGCCGAGGGGGTCTGTGTCCTGCCCATGGGCGGCGCGATGAGCGTCGCGCGGTTCGCCGGGTTCCTCGGACCGCAGGGTCTGGGCCTGCGCCTGACGGGACTGTGCGACGAGAGGGAGCGCGACTTCTACGTGCGCGGCTGGGAGCGGGCCGGCGCCGAGCCCCAGGGGTTCTTCGTCTGCGCGGCGGATCTGGAGGACGAGCTCATCCGCGCACTGGGCGTGCCCAGGGTGGAGGAGCTCGTCCGGGAGGAGGGGGACCACCGCGCCCTGCGGACCTTCCTGCGCCAGCCCGCGCAGCAGGGCCGCACGGCGCAGCAGCAGGTGCGGCGATTCCTCGGCACGAAGAAGGGACGCAAGATCCGCTACGGCCGCGTCCTCGTCGAGGCGCTCGACGAGGACCGCGTACCGGCGCCCCTCGAAGAGCTGCTCGCGAGCCTGTGACCCGCCGCCGCCCGCACGCGGGGTCAGCCCAGCTGTTCCAGGAAGAAGGCCGCCGCGTCCTTGCCGGCCCGTACTCGGGCGGTCGGGTCGGCGGGCTCCGGGGCGATGAAGTCGTCGTGCCGGACCGCGGGACCGATCGGGCGGCCGGTCGCGGTGGGGATGTGCTCCAGGTACGGCCTGGTGTCGATGTCGTACGGGGTGATCGTGTCCGCTCCGCCCCAGCGGATGGCGACCGGTAGCCGTACGGCCTCCAGGCTCTCCCGGGTGACCATCCCGCCGACCCCCGGCGCCACCAGGAAGACCGCCCGTACCCGGGGATCGGAGAGGTCGCGCCCGCCGGGTTCCAGCGTGCGTTCCGGAGCCTCGTCGTTCGCGTACTTCGCGCGCAGCGCCTCCAGTACGCCGGGGAACTCGGGGATCGCCGGCAGGGGTGCCGCGCCCGTGAACACGGCCCGCAGGATGCCCGGGTCGACGCGGGCTCCGGCGAGCGCCGCGGCCGTGTAGCCGCCGAT harbors:
- a CDS encoding TOPRIM nucleotidyl transferase/hydrolase domain-containing protein, translating into MEDMAAFGDAVTAWAAGDAGGLGDVGYAGEAADTARELAARLPVRTVVLLEGASDAEAVDALASMRGRNLAAEGVCVLPMGGAMSVARFAGFLGPQGLGLRLTGLCDERERDFYVRGWERAGAEPQGFFVCAADLEDELIRALGVPRVEELVREEGDHRALRTFLRQPAQQGRTAQQQVRRFLGTKKGRKIRYGRVLVEALDEDRVPAPLEELLASL
- a CDS encoding alpha/beta hydrolase family protein encodes the protein MIASMPEPLIRILYDESRPDLRDPARARPVRLYVWEQSAAGHAPAPLVFVSHGTGGSGGEMEWLVRPLHAAGFRVVALDHHGNNFVDGYEPEGFLHVWERPRDITFVLDALAREEPLGPVGVAGFSIGGYTAAALAGARVDPGILRAVFTGAAPLPAIPEFPGVLEALRAKYANDEAPERTLEPGGRDLSDPRVRAVFLVAPGVGGMVTRESLEAVRLPVAIRWGGADTITPYDIDTRPYLEHIPTATGRPIGPAVRHDDFIAPEPADPTARVRAGKDAAAFFLEQLG